TCCCTCCGTGCCGGTCCGCAGCAGGTCGGCCGAGGTGACCCCGGACGGACCGCCCGCCGCCAGCTTCGCGACCGTGCCGGCGACACGCAGCTCCTCCAGGTACGTCAGGCTGTGGCCGTCGGTGCCGATGCCCGTCGTGACGCCCGCGTCGACGAACGTCCGGTACGAGACATGGCGTCCCGAGTGCACGAACGTCGCGGGACAGCACGCGACGGGGGTGCCCGTAGAGGCGAGCACGGCCAGGTCGTCGGGCGTCGCGAACGCGCAGTGCGCGGCGACGACGTCCGGGCCGCAGATGCCGTGCCGGGCGAGGAACTCCACCGGCGTGCAGTCGTGGTGACGTCGCAGGTACGCCAGCTCGGGCCTGCTCTGCGCGACGTGGATCGTCATGTTCGTGCCGAGGTCACGGGCGGTCGCGAGCACCTTCGCCAGGTACGCGGGTGAGCAGGTGTCGGTGCAGTGCGGCCCCAGCATGACCCTGATCCGCCCGCCCGGCCCTTCGTCGTACTCGCGGAAGAGCTGCACGGCGTGCTCGAGCTGGGCAGGACCGTCCGACTCTCTCGTCACCGGCGTGCCGTGCGCGTCGACACCGGCGACGGTACGGGTCGCCAGGTAGGGAGCGCCGTACGCGCGGATGCCGACGTCACGCGCCGCGTCGAGGAACGCGCGGTGGCGGGGCCGGAACACGTCGACGGTGGTCGTCGTGCCGCCGGCGAGGATGCGCAGCAGGCTCGCGGTGTAGACGGCGCGCGCCTCGTCGTCGGTCATCGTGGTCGCCGCGAGGTCTCCCACGGGCATCAGCACGTCGTAGACCAGCGTGGACTGGGTGCCGGCCCGCGACCGGTCCTCGGTCATGCCGCGGAACAGCGGGCCGTTGAGCGAGTGGCTGTGCACATCCACGAAACCGGGCAGCAGCAGGCTGTTCCCGGGCAGCCGGATCCGCCTGGCGTCCGCCACCTCCGCCGTGGTCACGTCCTCGATGCGGCCGTCGCGGACGACGACGGTGCCGTGCGGGACCAGCTCGGGCGTGCCCGAACGGTGACCGGTCAGCACCCATCGCGCCGTGACGGCGACGCGGTCCGCCCGCGACGTCACCACCGGCTCAGGACTCATCTCTCTCGGCTCAGGACCCATCCCCGGGACTCACGACTGGGGGAGGCTCGACGACGTGGAAGTCCCTGCCGACCGGCGCGTAGATCTCGATCATCGTGACGGGACCGTCGGCGGTGCTGCCGGCGGCGTGCGGAACACCAGGCGGGATGAACGCGACGTCGTGCGGGTTCAGTCGCATCCTCTCCCCGCCGACGATCGCCTCGGCCGTGCCCTCCAGCACGATGTACACGTTCTCCGCGTGCGCGTGGTAGTGGTACGGCGCGGGCGGGGTGTTCGGCTTGATGACGTTGACGTGCACGTCGACGTTGCGGGCACCGTCGGCCGCGCCCACGAGGTCGCGCGCGATCCCCTTGTCGTCGTTCATCGGGCGTTCCGTGCCGCCCGTCAGCGAGGTGAGCTTGACCTTCGGCTCCGGTAGGGATTCCGTCACGAGATGCCTCCTGCCTCAGAACAGCGGGTCGCCTGCGCGCTCGGTCAGGGCGGGCTCGAGACTGATCCCGCGACCGTGCTTCCGCGCCTGCTCGTAGACCCAGTACGCCTGCCTGACGTCCTGCGTCTGCAGGCCCTGGCTGCGGACGAGGAACTGGTCCTCCGGATTCGTACGCTGTCCCGCCCTGCCGGTGACGACCTCGGCGAGGTCGGCCTCGACCACGAGCGAGTCGTACGTGCCGTCCTCGCGCCACGCGCGCATCTCCGTACAGATGGCGATCTGCTCACGCTCGTCGACGAGGAACCGCATCCGCCGGTAGCAGTCGAGGTCGCACTCCTGGCCGCCGCCCATGGCGTAGACGACGACGCCGGGTCGCAACCACGCGTACTCGACGATCGGGCTCATCGCCTCGGTCGCGGTGATGACGACGCTCGCGTCGCGCACGCACGACTCGGCGTCGTCGGAAGCGGTCACGGTGATGCCGAGCTCCGTGCTCAGCCGGTCGGCGAACGCCTTGCGTCGCTGCGGATCGCGGGAGTACACGCGCATGTGGTCGAGTGGCATGACCTCGTTGACGGTCAGCGCGGTGGCGTACGCCATGTGCCCGGTGCCGAGGATCGAGCAGTCGGTGCTGTCCGGCGTACGCAGGCACTCGATGGCGACCGCCGCGCAGGCGCCGGTGCGCAGCCCGTACCCCCAGCGCTCGTCGACGATACCGAAGAACTCCCCCGTCGCCGGGTCGCTCAGCATGACGTTCTTGGTCGGCCGGTGCGCCGCGAGCGCGTAGCCCTCCTCTGAGCGGTGCAGCGAGAGCACACGGAAGCCCGCGACCCCGGTGTCGTGCAGCACGCAGCCCTTGACCTTGTAGCGCGTCAGCGAGTCGCGGACGGCGAGGTTGGCCTGGCGCGGCTCGGACCAGTCGATCGCGTCGTTCGCGTACTCGACGAGCGTCTCGCGCGCCAGTCGCACGGCGTCGGCCGGCGTCAGCAGGGCCTTCACGTCCGCGTTGGACACGTACAGGAACTCTTTCGCGGCCATCGACGACCTTTCGTTCGAGGAGGGTGACGGGGTCAGCGGGAGCGCCAGACGGCGAAGCGGTTCTCCAGCGCGCCGAGCGCGGTGATGATGAGCCAGCCGAACGCCGCGTAGACGGACGCGGCCGCGAGCACGTATGCGGTGTTGAAGCGCTCGGCCTCGGTCTGGATGATCCCGCCGATGCCGGTGAGCGACAGGAACACCTCGGCGATCACCGCGCCGACGAGCGCGCGCTCGGCGCCGATCCGCAGGCCGGAGACGACGAACGGCACGGCACCGGGGAGCACGACGTGGCGGACGAGGTGCCGTTCCGTCGCGAGGAAGCTGCGCGCCGTCTCGATCAGGTCCGCGCGGGTGTAGCGCACGCCGACGGCCGTGTTGAGGATGATCGGGATGACGGTGCCGAGCCAGATGATGAACATGCGCCCGGAGTAGCCGACGCCGAACCACACGATCACCAGCGGGATGATGACGACGCGCGGGGTGGCGTAGATCGCGTCGATGTACGGCTCGAGCAGCTTGCCCCACGTCACCGACCGCCCGATCAGCACGCCGAGCGCGATGCCGGTGACGACGGAGATCGCGAAGCCGGGTATCAGGTAGGACATCGTCTGGACGAACGCCGCGGGCAGCCGGCCCGAGGCGACGAGCTCACCGAACGCCGAGACGACACGGGACGGCGGGGCGAACAGCAGCGGGTCGACGGCCCTGCCGACGATCTCCCACACCACCAGGACGACCGCGACCGTCGCGAGCGGCGGCCAGTACCTGGTGAGAGCGTTCGTCCGGCGCCGGCGCGTGGCACGCGCCTCGACGACGGTGGTCACGCGGTCTCTCCGCACCCCTTGTCAGCCGCCTTCTTCAGGTAGCTGAGGTCGACGAGTCCCTTGGTGTCGACCTTCTTGTCCAGCGTCTCGGACTCGATCATCAGCTCGACCAGACCGTCGAGCCCGCCCTCGTTCATGATCTTCTCGGGGTCGGTCGGCCAGTTGCCGAGCTTGGTCAGCTCGTCGTACGTGGAGGCGAGCACCTTCTTGTCCGACCCCTTGATGCTCTTGGCGGCGAAGTCGACGAAGGCGTCCTTGTCCTTGGCGATGATCGCGTTGGCCTGCAGGTTGGCGCAGGCGACGGCCTCGGCGACCTTCGGGTTCTCCTTCCAGTACGACGACTTGCCGTAGTAGTAGAGATCGGGAATGGCGGGGACCAGGTCTCCCATGCGCGCCAGCAGCTTCACGTCCTTCGACCTGTCGGCGATGGCCGCCCAGTCGGCGAAGAAGATGACCGTGGCGTCGACCTGGCCGGTGAGCAGTGCCGCCGACCGCTCCGGGCTGCCGCCGATCGTCACGAACTTGACGTCCTTCTCGGCGAGGCCGGCCTTGCGCAGCGCGACGTGCGCCAGCGCGGTGTTAAGCCGCCGGGTCCCGAGGTCGCGAGACGCTTGCCCTTGAGGTCGCCGACGTCCTTGATCTCCTTCTTCGACACGATGACGTAGGAGTTGGCGCTGTCCGGCGCGCCGATCGCGGTCACGTCGGCGCCGTTGGACCGGCCGAGAACTGCCTCGTCGGCGCCCTGACCGGCAGCGAAGTCCGCCCGTCCCGCGACGATGGCCGAGAGCCCGGTCGCCGTCGTCAGGGTGATCTCGTCGACCTCGGCGCCCCACTTCTTCAGTTGGCTCGCCATGTACTGGTTGCCGAGCGACTGGGCACTCGCGTCGCCGAAGGTGACGCGCACCTTCTCGCCCTTGAGGTCGTACGTCGGCAGGTCCTTGCCCTCGGACCCGCTGCCGAGGGTGGCGGACTCGCCGCCACCGCCGCACCCTGCCAGCGCCCCCGACATCAGGACGCACGCCAGGACGCCGACGAGTCTCGTGCGGGGTCGTGTCGACCAGCTGTTCGAGCGTTCCATGTCACACCAGCCTGTCGTTGGAGTGTTCTTCGGAGTCGGGTTAGGTGGCCTGCGGGCGCCAGTACTGGAAGCGGTGCTCGACCCGCCCGGCGAGCTTGGTCAGGATGATGCCGAGCAGCGGGAGCGGCAGGATGCACGCGAGCACGTAGTCGGTGCGGAAGACCGAGCCGTACGTGGAGATCAGGGCGCCGATCCCGCCGAGCCTGAGGTAGACCTCGGCGACAGCCATGCCGACGATCGCGCGTCCGATCGACAGCCGCACGCCCGCCATGATCAGCGGGACGGCGCTGGGCAGCACCACGTTGCGCAGCAGGGACAGCTCGCCGCGCAGGTTGAAGGAGTGGGCGACCTCGATGAGGTCCTCCGGCGTGTCCCGCACGCCGGCGTAGACGTTGACGAGCATCGGGAAGAACGCGATGAGCCAGACCACGATCACGCGGCCCG
This genomic stretch from Streptosporangiales bacterium harbors:
- a CDS encoding amidohydrolase family protein, producing MGPEPREMSPEPVVTSRADRVAVTARWVLTGHRSGTPELVPHGTVVVRDGRIEDVTTAEVADARRIRLPGNSLLLPGFVDVHSHSLNGPLFRGMTEDRSRAGTQSTLVYDVLMPVGDLAATTMTDDEARAVYTASLLRILAGGTTTTVDVFRPRHRAFLDAARDVGIRAYGAPYLATRTVAGVDAHGTPVTRESDGPAQLEHAVQLFREYDEGPGGRIRVMLGPHCTDTCSPAYLAKVLATARDLGTNMTIHVAQSRPELAYLRRHHDCTPVEFLARHGICGPDVVAAHCAFATPDDLAVLASTGTPVACCPATFVHSGRHVSYRTFVDAGVTTGIGTDGHSLTYLEELRVAGTVAKLAAGGPSGVTSADLLRTGTEGSAAVLGRSDLGRIERGARADLVGLTLNDPGLEPVLDPLSTAVWHSAGTGVDLVVVDGAVLVEQGRHTRIDAAAVRRSANAVVERIWETFARASPPPT
- a CDS encoding cupin domain-containing protein; this encodes MTESLPEPKVKLTSLTGGTERPMNDDKGIARDLVGAADGARNVDVHVNVIKPNTPPAPYHYHAHAENVYIVLEGTAEAIVGGERMRLNPHDVAFIPPGVPHAAGSTADGPVTMIEIYAPVGRDFHVVEPPPVVSPGDGS
- a CDS encoding ABC transporter permease subunit, with the protein product MTTVVEARATRRRRTNALTRYWPPLATVAVVLVVWEIVGRAVDPLLFAPPSRVVSAFGELVASGRLPAAFVQTMSYLIPGFAISVVTGIALGVLIGRSVTWGKLLEPYIDAIYATPRVVIIPLVIVWFGVGYSGRMFIIWLGTVIPIILNTAVGVRYTRADLIETARSFLATERHLVRHVVLPGAVPFVVSGLRIGAERALVGAVIAEVFLSLTGIGGIIQTEAERFNTAYVLAAASVYAAFGWLIITALGALENRFAVWRSR
- a CDS encoding ABC transporter permease subunit — encoded protein: MPAKHALFAAVVMTVWEVAGLFANPILWPPLHDVVLAFGSILFDGSLVAALGQSLVLLVLGLAAAFVSGLVVGVLVGRSRMVERSVLPFLGALYAMPIIALVPLLLVWFGFGLTGRVIVVWLIAFFPMLVNVYAGVRDTPEDLIEVAHSFNLRGELSLLRNVVLPSAVPLIMAGVRLSIGRAIVGMAVAEVYLRLGGIGALISTYGSVFRTDYVLACILPLPLLGIILTKLAGRVEHRFQYWRPQAT